The genomic DNA AGATCTTGCTCCCAAAGCAATGGAGAAGGGCGATAAGGTTAGAATGAAGGAACAAGATATAGTAGGAGAAATTGTTGAGGTTGGGCAAAAGAATGCCGTTGTTGCTTTTGGGAATATGATGACAAGTGTTGATATCGATAAGTTAGAGCTGATATCGGCTAATGAGTATAGGAAGGCGAATCGGGAGGTTTCTCAGCCCAGAACAGGAGCGAGTGTCGATACACATAAGCGAAGGCTAAATTTTAAATCGAATATTGATATTCGAGGATTCCGTGCTGATGAAGCAATTCGTGCAACTCAGGAATTAGTAGATGAGGCTTTGATGCTTGGTATTGGTCAGGTTCGCATCCTACATGGTAAGGGGAATGGTATTTTACGTCAGCTGATTAGGGAATACCTTGCAACTCACCCCGGTATTAAATCATTTGCCGATGAGCATATTGAATTTGGAGGTACTGGAATTACTAATGTTACGCTAGACTTATAAATCTTGCAATTTGCTTAGTATTTGTAATTTGTTATTAATAGAATATGGCTCTATTCTTACACTTGTATTATTTGCTTGTTTCTTAAAAAAAACCATATATTCGTAATAGTTTAAAAATTTCTTTTTCTGGATGGAGGTACTTATTTATACTCAAAGACTTACACCGCGTGTTGATTATGCGATTAGGTTTATTTTCGAGGAGATTCTTGGGGTGAAGATTAGGGTTACATCATCCTATTCAGAAGCTAAGCAGTATAGCGGGGTACTGATATCCTATTGTAGATCAAAGGTTAAGGAGGGGATTCATATTGTCCCTCATAGTCTCATGATTGAGGATTCAATTGCTCGCCAGAAAATAGATTTTTTTAGATGGGAGGAGTTGCCTGCTTTTTTCCAAACCTCAAAAGAGGCTGACATTCCGTTCGATATATTTGCAGCATCATTCTATCTTATTTCCCGATACGAAGAATACCTGCTTTTTGAGCCCGATAAGCATAATCGTTTTACATCTGGGCAAAGCATTGCTTCAATTGGTGGTTTTTTGGAAGACCCAATTGTTGACCAGTGGGCATATAAATTAGTCGATAAGATTAGGGATAAGTTTCCCAGTTTTGAGATCAACCCAAAAAAATTTGAATTCATTCCTACCATTGATATAGATAGTGCCTTTGCCTACAAGAATAAAGGTTCTGGAAGAGCCATTTTAGGCACATTAAAATCACTTGTAACTTTTCATTTTAAGGATGTAGTAGACAGGATTGTTGTTTATTCCAAATTGAGAAAAGATCCTTTTGATATTTACGAAAGCGTTTTTTCAATACTAATTGATTGGCCGAATACTATTTGGTTTGCTTTAGTTGGGAAATATAATCGCTACGATAGAAACATTTCCATTCAGAATAGTGAGATGCGGAATCTGTTATTTAGAATCAGAAAAAAATTCAAAGTTGGAATCCATCCTTCATATCGTTCTGGTGCTAATGTCGAAATAGTAAGAGAGGAAATTTCTAATATCGTTAGAGCAATTGAAACCGAAGTTTTTGCAAGCAGACAGCATTATCTAAGAATTTTTCTTCCTACAACGTATAGCAATCTTCTGGCCCTTGGGATAAACGAAGATTATTCAATGGGATACTCTGATCGTATTGGGTTTCGAGCCAGCACATGTACTCCTTTTTATTTTTATAATCTTAAAGAGGAGCGGGTAATAGATTTAAAAATCTTCCCATTTCAAACTATGGATTTTACCCTTTGCTCTCAGATGAAATTGACGCCATTAGCGGCTTACGAAAGAACTATGGCTCTTGTAAATAAAGTAAAAGCGGTGAATGGAACATTCATTTCTATTTGGCATAACGAGTATCTATCGGGACAATCACCTTGGAAAGGGTGGGAGTTACTAATGCCATTAGTGCTTGAAAAAGTAAAGAAGCCCTAATGTGAAAATCAGCTACGTAAAACATAATGATATTGATTTCTTAAAGTGGGATGATTGCATAAATCGTTCTCTTAATGGAATTGTTTATGCATATTCATGGTATCTGAATATTGTAGCAGGGGAGTGGGACGCGTTGGTTGGGGATGACTATAAAGTTGTTTTCCCTTTAGTTAAGGGGAAGAAATATGGAGTGTCATATCTTTATCAACCCTTATTTACTCAGCAGTTAGGTGTGTTTTCATCTATTAAAATTGATAGCCAAAACATTAAATTGTTTTTAGATTCAATTCCCAAGAAATTTCAGCACCAGATTATCAATTTTAACACCTTTAATTACCTTAAAAATGATAAGGGTGAGATATTCGAGAGGGTTACCTATCAGCTCGATTTAGTTCAATCCTACTTCGATTTATCATCAAATTATAACGATAACACCAAAAGGAACATATCAAAATCAATAGCAATGGGTGTTAGCGTTAATAAGATGCTATCAGTTGCTGATTATATTCATTTTAAACGTCAAAACTTGATGGTTCCTCTTAAAGACGATCAAATTGAACTGTTAAATAGAATAATGCTTCAAGCGCTTGAAAAGGGTGTTGGTGAAATATATGCAGCATTTACTGATCATCGGGAATTGTGCGCAGCAGCATTTTTTATTTGTTCCAATGAGAAAGTAATATACCTATCAGCCGCTTCAAACGAATTAGGGCGAACGAATAGGGCAATGTTTACCCTTGTTGATCAATTCATTAACAATTACTCTGAATCACAGCTAGTATTAGACTTTGAGGGCTCATCGATTGAAAGTGTTGCAAGATTTTATGCAGGTTTTGGCGCTAAGAAATGTACTTACCTGCAGTTAGTTGTAAATAGATTACCTTGGTATTTGAAACTTTTTAAGCGATGAGAAGGTTTTTTAGGTCAATTTCAAGAGTATTACCAACAGGAATGGTAACTAAGGGAATTGGTAATAAAACCATCTCCCCATTTTACCATTTGGTATCCAATAACCCACCTTCCCATGTCAAGCATCTTTACAATGTGCTTTCTGTAAATGAATTTGAGCGTGATTTAGACTTTTTCCTTAAGTACTTTACACCAATTGATAGTAGAACCTTAGTAGATACCCTCTCAAACAATATTAAAACTCAGAAACCCCATATTTTTCTTAGTTTCGATGACGGTTTTAGGGAGGTTAAGGATATTATCACTCCAATTCTTTTAAGGAAAGGTATTCCAGCCACATTCTTTGTGAACCCAGCATATATTGGCAATCAAGATTTAATGTATAGGTGTAAGATTAGTTTGATTGTCGATAGATTAAAAACCACAAATATTTCAGCAGTTACCTATAATGAGATAGCTAAATTACTAGGTGTAAACTGTGATTCCCGCATTATTGTAAATGCCATTTTTCAAGTAAAACATAATCAGAGTAAACTCCTGAATAGGATTGTTGAGCTTATTGGTGTTGATATAAGTGAATATTTAAGCATCAATCACCCTTACCTCTCATTGGATGATCTACTGGTTTTGGCAAAATCAGGTCTTACAATAGGGGGTCATGGCTATAATCATCCGTATTTTAACGAGATTAGTTTTGAGGAACAGATTTCAGAGGTTTTAAGTTGCATGAATTGGGTAGGTTCAAACTTCCCAGATCAACCAAAACTTTTTGCTTTCCCATTTACCGATTTTGGGGTTTCTGATGATTTGATAAAACAACTTCATTTAACCCCGGATAGCCCTTGCGATATAACCTTTGGCACTTCTGGCATTCAGCCTGTTCGATTTCCAAAACATTTACAGCGTATTCCAATGGAAGTAAATGGCATCTCAGGTATTCGACTTTTGAGTAGCGAGATAATTTATTACCTTGCAAAAAAGAAACTAGGATATTATCGAATAAAGTATGATTAAAATTTATAGAATAAATACCAACGATATTCAGCTATATTCGCAAGATCCTCAACTTTCTGAAAGAGAACATATCCCTATCAGCCGGTTAAGGGCAATGTCCTATTCCGTTAACCCAAGGGCAAATCCAAACGATACCGTTCTTTATCTAGCATATAAAGATGATACCCTAATTGGGTATCGTACTATAATGCCCGATTTAATTTTTGTTGA from Bacteroidales bacterium includes the following:
- a CDS encoding polysaccharide deacetylase family protein; amino-acid sequence: MRRFFRSISRVLPTGMVTKGIGNKTISPFYHLVSNNPPSHVKHLYNVLSVNEFERDLDFFLKYFTPIDSRTLVDTLSNNIKTQKPHIFLSFDDGFREVKDIITPILLRKGIPATFFVNPAYIGNQDLMYRCKISLIVDRLKTTNISAVTYNEIAKLLGVNCDSRIIVNAIFQVKHNQSKLLNRIVELIGVDISEYLSINHPYLSLDDLLVLAKSGLTIGGHGYNHPYFNEISFEEQISEVLSCMNWVGSNFPDQPKLFAFPFTDFGVSDDLIKQLHLTPDSPCDITFGTSGIQPVRFPKHLQRIPMEVNGISGIRLLSSEIIYYLAKKKLGYYRIKYD